One genomic region from Pseudoduganella lutea encodes:
- a CDS encoding succinylglutamate desuccinylase — translation MTQALQDGLPAPVRALAEADFSAVAQAFGAAGFAVAEPADGIVTIRRPGTVLPAVLLSVGVHGDETGPIELTAYLLDALAREPQALAVDLMVCVGSIGAIRAGRRFIDADLNRMFRAERGSLAGTAEAARADEMIAATAAFFADAGPERWHLDLHTAIRASHYPTFAIVPELIATPARERLIGWLGEAGIGAVILNRETAGTYSFHTAEHHGAAGSTVELGRIGTLGRNDLAQFAAASAALDRLLRGQPSLPAGQQPHLFRVAQNILKLSDGFTMAFGKETQNFTRLKQGDEIARDGDTVYTVQHPEEFVVFPNPDVRIGLRAGMMVVRLD, via the coding sequence ATGACGCAAGCGTTGCAAGACGGCCTGCCGGCGCCGGTGCGGGCCCTGGCCGAGGCGGATTTCTCGGCCGTCGCGCAGGCATTCGGTGCGGCCGGCTTCGCGGTGGCGGAGCCGGCGGACGGCATCGTGACGATCCGCCGGCCCGGCACGGTCCTGCCGGCGGTGCTGCTGTCGGTCGGCGTGCATGGCGATGAAACGGGCCCGATCGAGCTGACGGCTTACCTGCTCGATGCGCTGGCGCGCGAACCGCAGGCGCTGGCGGTGGATCTGATGGTCTGCGTGGGCAGCATCGGCGCGATCCGGGCCGGCAGGCGCTTCATCGACGCCGACCTGAATCGCATGTTCCGCGCCGAGCGGGGCAGCCTGGCCGGCACCGCCGAAGCGGCGCGGGCGGACGAGATGATCGCCGCCACCGCCGCCTTCTTTGCCGATGCCGGCCCGGAGCGCTGGCATCTCGACCTGCACACGGCCATCCGCGCGTCGCATTACCCCACGTTCGCGATCGTGCCGGAACTGATCGCCACGCCGGCGCGCGAGCGCCTGATCGGCTGGCTGGGCGAAGCGGGCATCGGTGCCGTCATCCTGAACCGGGAAACGGCCGGCACGTACAGCTTCCACACGGCCGAGCACCACGGCGCCGCCGGCAGCACGGTGGAGCTGGGCCGCATCGGCACGCTGGGCCGCAACGACCTGGCGCAATTCGCCGCCGCCTCCGCCGCGCTGGACCGGCTGCTGCGCGGCCAGCCATCGCTGCCCGCCGGGCAGCAACCGCATTTGTTCCGTGTCGCGCAAAACATCCTGAAGCTGTCCGACGGCTTCACCATGGCCTTCGGCAAGGAAACGCAGAACTTCACGCGACTGAAGCAGGGCGACGAGATCGCCCGCGACGGCGACACGGTCTACACGGTGCAGCACCCCGAGGAATTCGTCGTGTTCCCGAATCCCGACGTCCGCATCGGCCTGCGCGCCGGCATGATGGTCGTCCGTCTCGACTGA